One stretch of Marinobacterium iners DNA includes these proteins:
- a CDS encoding YiiD C-terminal domain-containing protein has product MKTDTVEFLGWLKTQIPLLEHLGISQLTWDGQTLKIPTPLAPNVNDKGTGFGGSQAAIATVAGWCLTTLCLRERGLECDVVIADSHLQYLKPVTADFVTQVELIDTAASDVLAERVVERGKGKLALVVEVICNGQVCMRLEGLYVAIKR; this is encoded by the coding sequence ATGAAAACCGATACGGTTGAATTCCTTGGTTGGCTCAAGACCCAGATTCCACTGCTGGAACACTTGGGTATTTCACAGCTGACATGGGATGGTCAAACGCTGAAGATCCCCACGCCGCTGGCACCCAATGTAAACGACAAGGGAACCGGTTTTGGCGGTTCTCAGGCGGCGATCGCCACTGTAGCGGGGTGGTGCCTGACGACCCTGTGTCTCAGGGAGCGCGGGCTGGAGTGTGACGTGGTGATCGCTGACAGCCATCTCCAATACCTCAAGCCGGTTACGGCGGATTTTGTGACACAAGTTGAGCTGATCGACACCGCCGCTTCTGATGTCTTGGCCGAGCGTGTAGTGGAGCGGGGCAAGGGTAAGCTGGCGTTGGTGGTAGAGGTCATCTGCAATGGTCAGGTCTGCATGCGTCTGGAAGGACTCTATGTCGCGATAAAGCGCTGA
- a CDS encoding NAD(P)H nitroreductase has translation MDALDALINRTSCPRLEGPAPTPQQLDLMLRAALRAPDHGSLRPWRFIITEGEGLVRMGELFARAALKADPELPQARHDKYLQMPLRAPMIITVVAVTREHPKVPLDEQLISAGCAAHAITQAAFAQGLGAMWRTGEMTHNSHVRSGLELAEHEQVVGFIYLGQRCREREAPMLDLAEFVTRWEG, from the coding sequence GTGGATGCACTCGACGCCCTGATCAACCGTACCTCATGCCCCCGCTTGGAAGGTCCGGCTCCAACGCCGCAACAGCTTGACCTGATGTTGCGTGCAGCTCTGAGAGCGCCGGATCATGGATCGCTGCGCCCTTGGCGCTTTATTATTACGGAAGGCGAAGGTCTGGTACGCATGGGTGAGCTGTTTGCCCGTGCCGCTTTGAAGGCTGATCCGGAGTTGCCGCAGGCAAGGCATGACAAATACCTGCAAATGCCGCTGCGGGCACCAATGATCATCACGGTAGTTGCTGTCACTCGAGAGCATCCCAAAGTCCCGCTGGACGAACAGTTAATCTCGGCAGGATGTGCGGCTCATGCCATCACCCAAGCGGCTTTCGCGCAGGGCCTTGGGGCGATGTGGCGCACCGGTGAAATGACCCATAACTCGCATGTGCGATCAGGGCTGGAGCTGGCCGAACATGAGCAGGTGGTTGGCTTTATCTATCTGGGCCAGCGCTGTCGCGAGCGCGAGGCTCCGATGCTGGACCTTGCCGAGTTCGTGACTCGCTGGGAGGGCTGA
- a CDS encoding ABC transporter permease produces MSETATATAPLVDTRKPRRYMPGWYSVAWGSALLVMLPVLAVLWLALFPTENIWPHLVDTILPVYIRSTLLLLAGVGSLSVVIGVSTAWLVTMCHFPGRRLFEWALLLPFAMPAYVIAYLYTDLLEYAGPVQSTLRELFGWQTARDYWFPDIRSLGGAIAMLTLVLYPYVYLLARASFLEQSMSIRDASRIFGCTPLQSFVRISLPIARPSIAVGLALVSMETLNDFGTVDYFAVKSLSAGIYDAWLNMGNLGAAAQIASLMMLFVVLLISLERIARARQRQFSGSDRFRSIERFRLSPARQLMATLACALPVVLGFAIPFIVLGSYALRRLDQFAEPGFIANAVHSFTLSALAAALTVVIAVVLAYSKRLYPQQRSLTVAARFSSLGYALPGAVLAIGVIIPLAAFDNSVDAFMQRHFGFGTGLLLSGTPFAIVFAYSVRFLAVSTGSVESSLAKVTPSMDMASRSLGLNPLQTLRRVHLPLIRGGLLTAVLVVFVDSMKELPATLILRPFNYDTLATYVYQYASDEMLETSALSAMLIVLVGIVPVILLSRTITATRQGK; encoded by the coding sequence ATGTCTGAAACCGCTACCGCAACTGCCCCGCTGGTTGATACCCGCAAGCCGCGCCGCTACATGCCCGGCTGGTATTCTGTTGCCTGGGGCAGCGCTCTGCTGGTGATGCTGCCGGTTCTGGCCGTTCTGTGGCTGGCGCTTTTTCCCACCGAAAACATCTGGCCCCATCTGGTCGATACCATACTGCCGGTTTACATCCGCTCTACCCTGCTGTTGCTGGCCGGTGTCGGCAGCCTGTCAGTCGTAATCGGTGTCAGTACCGCCTGGCTTGTGACCATGTGTCATTTCCCTGGTCGGCGCCTGTTTGAGTGGGCCCTGTTGCTTCCGTTCGCCATGCCCGCGTATGTAATAGCATACCTCTACACCGATCTGCTGGAATATGCAGGCCCGGTACAAAGCACATTGCGTGAGCTGTTCGGTTGGCAAACTGCGCGCGACTACTGGTTTCCCGATATTCGAAGCCTTGGCGGCGCCATCGCCATGCTGACGCTGGTCCTCTACCCCTATGTGTATCTGCTGGCTCGCGCCAGCTTCCTTGAACAGTCGATGAGCATTCGGGATGCCAGCCGCATCTTTGGCTGCACTCCGCTGCAGAGCTTTGTGCGCATCTCGCTGCCCATTGCTCGGCCCTCCATCGCTGTGGGCCTTGCACTGGTATCCATGGAAACCCTGAACGACTTTGGCACGGTTGACTATTTCGCGGTCAAAAGTCTGTCTGCCGGTATCTATGATGCCTGGCTGAACATGGGCAACCTCGGAGCCGCCGCCCAGATTGCCAGCCTGATGATGCTGTTTGTAGTACTGCTGATTTCACTTGAGCGCATTGCACGCGCCCGTCAGCGTCAGTTCAGCGGCTCCGACCGGTTCCGTTCAATTGAACGCTTCCGCCTCAGCCCCGCACGACAACTGATGGCGACACTGGCTTGCGCCCTGCCGGTCGTGCTCGGTTTTGCAATTCCTTTTATCGTGCTCGGAAGCTATGCACTGCGGCGGCTGGACCAGTTCGCCGAGCCCGGCTTTATTGCCAATGCAGTGCACAGCTTTACCCTTTCCGCTCTGGCTGCTGCACTGACAGTCGTGATCGCAGTTGTACTGGCCTACAGTAAGCGACTTTATCCGCAGCAACGCTCGCTTACAGTGGCCGCTCGCTTCAGCAGCCTGGGCTATGCCTTGCCAGGTGCAGTTCTTGCGATCGGTGTCATTATTCCTCTGGCGGCTTTCGACAACAGCGTCGACGCGTTCATGCAACGTCACTTCGGCTTTGGTACGGGCCTGCTACTGAGCGGTACACCCTTCGCCATCGTATTTGCCTATTCCGTGCGCTTTCTGGCGGTATCAACCGGCAGCGTGGAGTCATCACTGGCCAAAGTTACACCCAGCATGGACATGGCATCGCGCTCCCTCGGCCTTAACCCACTGCAAACCCTCCGGCGCGTCCACCTGCCACTGATCCGAGGCGGATTGTTAACGGCCGTTCTGGTAGTTTTTGTCGACTCCATGAAGGAATTGCCGGCCACTCTGATTCTGCGACCGTTCAATTACGATACGCTGGCAACCTATGTGTACCAGTATGCGTCAGATGAAATGCTGGAAACCAGTGCACTGTCTGCGATGCTGATTGTGCTGGTTGGAATTGTGCCGGTCATTCTGCTCAGTCGCACTATCACGGCGACCCGGCAGGGCAAGTAG